The Ziziphus jujuba cultivar Dongzao chromosome 1, ASM3175591v1 genome segment taaaaaatttacttattattcttcccataccttcttttatttttcctcaagaaaaaattttttttatatttttttgcctTGCTTGAGAGGACTTGTATAAGCTTGGTGCAACAAATCTTGATTGTGGATCTTTAAGACTCTGTGTTCGTTGTACTACAGGTTTAGCACGATTGCTAGATTCGCCTCCTTTAGCTTGACATCGAACTTTATGGAGATGACTTCTTTCCCACTCTGATTGTTTAGAAACACGAATTGCCTCTCGATAATCATTTTTCTCATATGGATCCATCCCAAGTGGATATGCTatgtcatcatcatcctcatcatccaCATCATATGTTTCAGCATGCAGTTGTCCTTGTAAATCTGCACAAATCTCTTCCATTCTATTTGCTTTTTTGATCTTACgttgttgttttccttttaacaaatctattatgaattttttaacttcaGGAGGCACTTGACCACAAGATTGTACATTGTGTGAAGGACCAATACCACTAAGGTGGTATTTTAATCGTGTTACTCCACCACTCTTCATCACGCGATTACAATATTTGCATATTGTTAAACTTTTATTACCTTCAATTGGAAAACTATGTTCCCATGCAGGATCACCTTTGCTTCCTCCACTAGCCATTatcctataataataataataagagtaacagtaatagtaacaataacaattttaatatttgtctatgaatatatatatatatatatttgaatttttgatcggAATTGGATAgagatatttgattaaaatattttcttataactatgaaaaataatttagtataacAGAAAAATCAAGatctttgaaattaaataattcatttttaatgaATGTACCTGGTACGAAAATGATTCCTTACAGATCTCCAATGCCTTGAGTATAGATGTTTACAATTGGAAAAGGGACAAAACACTACATAAAGAAATAACCAatattttcaaagcaaaaaaaagaaattaccaATATATTTAGGCAAATTTAATATACTTTAACAATGTATATTCTagccaacatatatatatgtataagatttattttctaatcaagtttttatttattgtttataagttttaacatattatattatgaaGTTTTGCTTACGTAGAATACAAcgtgaaaaaattaaatgacaaaGTGGGTTTTTTAAGTTATGCTTtttatctaataagaaaaaacaattatattttcaatcacACATCATACATTAAGTTTaaggtatatattaaatttgggtTTGTAAATCTAATCATTTATGATtactacatataaatatatatatatatatatatacatatgtacatGTTACAttttcaccatatatatatagagatagatacatatgttaatatataattagttagcttacaattaataattcaaataacaataatacaagtgaattaaagaatttagatcttaaagtataaaagtaaatataaacatctttttttttttaagataaagaaaCTAACCTGTAAAAAGGATATCCAAAGAAGTTGTATGAAAGAATTTGAAACTTTGTGAGAACCGAAAATATGTATAAGAAAAAGTGTTAAGAACAAAGCATCAAACttgctctttaaataaaataataatgtgaatttttttctccatggaatattttataatcaaaagcaCACTCATGACTCATGAAGAATATGTATTGGCTCtggtaaaatataaaagacacgTGAAATTATGCGAAGACAAGAGAGTGGACAACCAAATGTAGTATATAGAGACAAAAAAGTGCCCAAGCAATGGTCAAACACAtatttatgaagaatattttttaatttcaaaactacaTAATGATGTACTAATATAAAAGACACGTGAAATTATGCAAAGACAAGAAAGTGAACAAGCAAGTGTAATATATAAAGACAAAAAAGTGTCCAAGCAATGgtcaaac includes the following:
- the LOC107404821 gene encoding uncharacterized protein LOC107404821, translating into MASGGSKGDPAWEHSFPIEGNKSLTICKYCNRVMKSGGVTRLKYHLSGIGPSHNVQSCGQVPPEVKKFIIDLLKGKQQRKIKKANRMEEICADLQGQLHAETYDVDDEDDDDIAYPLGMDPYEKNDYREAIRVSKQSEWERSHLHKVRCQAKGGESSNRAKPVVQRTQNNGSAFLKAGKKLMGDYNLYWTPCAAHCIDLMFEDIGKNEKVAIVIKQARAITTYTYNHNWLLAKMRETYKGDIIRLGLTRFATNYLALNRLVKKKAGLKQLFTSTDWTNHNYSASNEG